One segment of Thermococcus sp. AM4 DNA contains the following:
- a CDS encoding helix-turn-helix domain-containing protein: MNVCKLIKPGENERVEFKENIDVKRILETVSAFANTHGGVIIIGVRDKDKKVMGVQLGKETLSKLANEIAQNTEPEVIPRLRVERCGGKDVIVIEVDEHPVKPVMVKGRAYRRVGNSNRKLTPKEISELFEESVGLSWDAYPVDATLDDVDLDKVREFIRRANLPSDDEIEVLKKLRPIRDGKVTRALILLFGRDPQWFFPQAKVRVGRFKGSEILDSVDVEGNLFEQVEGAVSAIKKHMSRRYVIRGLVREEIWDYPLEAMREAVVNAVMHRDYRMPEEVQIKILDERIIFWNPGGLPIGLTEEDLYREHPSKPRNRLIAEVFHLAGYVEKWGSGTLRILRAFEKAKLPRPEFKEAFGGFQVVFYRDWLTEERLRELGLNERQVKAVLYVKEKGSITNREYREMFEVSPVTAARDLKDLVEKGILKRMGGTGRSVRYELNISNIS, encoded by the coding sequence ATGAACGTGTGCAAGCTTATAAAACCGGGAGAAAATGAGCGGGTCGAGTTCAAGGAAAACATCGACGTAAAGCGCATACTGGAGACGGTCTCGGCGTTCGCCAACACTCACGGCGGCGTGATAATCATCGGCGTCCGCGATAAAGATAAGAAAGTGATGGGCGTTCAGCTTGGAAAGGAAACGCTATCGAAGCTCGCCAACGAGATAGCCCAGAACACCGAACCGGAGGTTATACCGAGGCTCAGGGTCGAGAGGTGCGGCGGTAAGGACGTGATAGTGATAGAGGTTGATGAGCATCCCGTGAAGCCCGTGATGGTGAAGGGCAGAGCCTACAGGAGGGTTGGCAACTCGAACAGAAAGCTCACCCCAAAGGAAATCTCGGAGCTGTTCGAGGAGAGCGTCGGGCTGAGCTGGGATGCCTATCCGGTTGATGCCACGCTCGACGACGTTGATTTGGATAAGGTGAGAGAGTTCATCAGAAGGGCGAACCTGCCGAGCGACGACGAGATTGAGGTTCTCAAAAAGCTCAGGCCGATTAGGGACGGGAAGGTTACGAGGGCGTTGATTCTGCTCTTCGGCAGAGACCCCCAGTGGTTCTTCCCGCAGGCGAAGGTGAGGGTTGGAAGGTTTAAGGGCAGCGAAATCCTCGACTCGGTTGACGTTGAAGGAAACCTCTTCGAGCAGGTCGAGGGAGCGGTGAGCGCGATAAAGAAGCACATGAGCAGAAGGTACGTGATAAGGGGGCTGGTGAGGGAAGAGATCTGGGACTATCCCCTTGAGGCCATGAGAGAGGCAGTGGTAAACGCCGTGATGCACAGGGACTACAGGATGCCCGAGGAGGTGCAGATAAAGATTCTCGACGAAAGGATAATCTTCTGGAACCCCGGCGGTCTTCCCATCGGTCTGACCGAGGAAGACCTCTACCGCGAGCACCCATCGAAGCCGAGGAACAGGCTCATCGCCGAGGTTTTCCATCTTGCCGGCTACGTTGAGAAGTGGGGCAGCGGAACGCTGAGGATTCTGAGGGCATTTGAGAAGGCCAAACTGCCGAGGCCAGAGTTTAAGGAGGCCTTCGGGGGCTTTCAGGTGGTCTTTTACAGGGACTGGCTGACCGAGGAGAGGCTGAGGGAGCTTGGGCTCAACGAGAGGCAGGTTAAGGCCGTTCTCTACGTGAAGGAGAAGGGAAGCATAACGAACAGGGAGTACAGGGAGATGTTTGAAGTTTCGCCGGTTACAGCGGCCAGAGATTTGAAAGACCTCGTTGAAAAAGGGATACTCAAGAGAATGGGCGGAACCGGGAGGAGCGTCAGGTACGAGCTAAACATTTCAAACATATCATAA
- a CDS encoding protein kinase — MKPVTISETADRKYWIKAYEFEGMEAEAKAVALMPNGDIVVAGSIKPKKENTKSNGLVARLDKEGNVKWVRILGGSKDDKFNDVKIALNGDIIIVGSTESFGAGKSDVWVLRFDENGNVKWQKTYGGSDYDEANAVTIAENEDIIVAGYTWSFSTGWNCDIWVLRLDSEGNIKWQKTFGGNKDDFANSIVLAPNGDLIVIGYTYSFGAKTLDAWILRLNSNGNIKWQKTYGGGNQDEASMAVVTPSGDIIVAGHTGSFGAGKWDSWVLCLDENGNVKWQKTYGGNNYDVANAIALAPNNDIIIAGHTGSFGAGKGNVWVLRLDENGNVIWQKTYGGSDYDEANAVTIAENGDIIVAGYTRSFGDDVWILRLPPDGNLPSCKLCQDSNAIVMDTNAVVKNTKCKVTVPPLKPGFFRKEYVKITNTTATIRTAIPKVKILCEWEPEGRLSLSPSARKVEVEDNISSALLFRYESLEFLGEGGFARVYKAKRKDGKVVAVKIPISLDPTTGKSFLREIGNWTKLKHPNIVRVYDYNILPIPFFEMEYCESSLEKLPKPLPVEVASYIVFNIAEGLKYAHSKGIIHGNLKPSNILLKDGTPKISDWGLSKVVTESDSTITSFTPLYAAPEQINRRFGSIDERTDIWQLGVIFYELVTGRLPFEGSLSEVLHGILSKKPTSPSQINPKAKKVEPIIMKMLEKDKSKRYQSVEELQRDLARILNLTYSESLRKSKGDVGRITFYLTELLLINLKTNNAREAYKYASDLVFYTRGELKQEVEKLVEQIKFRLKDGLTIPPEIIEKAEIITHKIRLGYKNVNELLKDLENVPKRIEVEGIKETEVIHPQKQKSIKKPCPGYLINNRCYIVKAMVMDEAGLKSALEELDKELSSIDFIQPLPDEITVHPFKDIIEGENLFVTRNIVSRGPGESGIIPSEWLIEILDWIKKAVIPEIEVPERVAEAFAQSLPEARAEKPEVKAKLDEAIKSKPAKETKTVEGFPSALLSRYEPLEFLGEGGFAKVFKARRKEDGKIVALKIPRIDEKTSGLFIKEVAAWYNLNHENIVRLYRADILPVPYLEMEFIEGVEVDGKLVRDLEKYPKPVDEKTALKLITDIARGLAHAHSKGIYHLDLKPLNVLLKADLTPKITDWGLAKISARSSLSRHYGYSPLYAAPEQLDEETFGEPDHRTDIYQLGLILYEFLTGELPYRATSPGALVGKILYAKPKPISELKPGLKRFDGVFEKLLAKRKEERYQSVEEFLSALESLTELEREKEELRKTSLAMKKSRSREEFERLRIESIRKTVKIAILSAKLNDKAELLAALDDLKFYTRENLDDLLSAIAQVELLLKEGIPIGPEVEEKVRALVLRIEGEALSK, encoded by the coding sequence ATGAAGCCCGTCACAATCTCGGAGACCGCCGATAGGAAGTACTGGATTAAGGCGTATGAGTTTGAGGGGATGGAAGCTGAAGCTAAGGCCGTTGCGCTGATGCCGAATGGGGATATAGTGGTTGCCGGGAGCATTAAGCCGAAAAAGGAAAACACTAAGAGCAACGGGCTTGTGGCAAGGCTTGATAAAGAGGGGAACGTAAAGTGGGTGAGGATTCTAGGGGGAAGCAAGGATGATAAGTTTAACGATGTGAAGATAGCTCTAAATGGAGACATTATTATTGTTGGCTCCACTGAGAGCTTCGGCGCTGGAAAAAGTGACGTTTGGGTTCTTAGGTTTGATGAGAATGGCAACGTAAAATGGCAGAAGACCTATGGAGGAAGCGATTACGATGAGGCCAATGCGGTTACAATAGCTGAGAACGAGGACATTATTGTAGCTGGTTATACTTGGAGCTTTAGTACTGGATGGAATTGTGATATATGGGTTCTCAGGCTTGATAGCGAAGGAAACATTAAGTGGCAGAAGACTTTTGGTGGGAATAAAGATGACTTTGCTAATTCCATTGTGTTAGCTCCAAATGGAGACCTCATTGTGATAGGATACACTTACAGCTTTGGGGCTAAAACATTGGATGCATGGATTCTCAGGCTGAATAGTAATGGGAACATAAAATGGCAAAAAACATATGGCGGGGGTAATCAAGACGAGGCTTCTATGGCTGTTGTTACTCCTAGCGGAGACATTATTGTGGCAGGTCACACCGGAAGCTTTGGAGCTGGAAAATGGGATAGTTGGGTTCTTTGCCTAGATGAGAATGGTAATGTGAAATGGCAAAAAACATACGGAGGAAACAATTATGATGTAGCTAATGCTATTGCTTTAGCTCCAAATAATGATATAATCATAGCAGGTCACACCGGAAGCTTTGGAGCTGGAAAGGGTAATGTTTGGGTTCTTAGGCTTGATGAGAATGGTAATGTAATCTGGCAGAAAACCTATGGGGGAAGCGATTACGATGAGGCCAATGCGGTTACAATAGCTGAGAACGGAGATATTATAGTGGCTGGCTACACTCGGAGCTTCGGTGACGATGTTTGGATTCTCCGCCTTCCACCAGATGGAAACCTGCCCAGCTGTAAGCTCTGCCAAGACTCGAACGCAATAGTCATGGACACCAACGCTGTCGTCAAGAACACAAAATGCAAGGTAACCGTTCCGCCGCTCAAGCCCGGATTCTTCCGCAAGGAATACGTCAAAATCACCAACACAACCGCCACCATCAGAACGGCGATTCCAAAGGTCAAAATCCTCTGCGAGTGGGAGCCTGAAGGGAGGCTCTCCCTCTCCCCTTCAGCCAGAAAGGTTGAAGTCGAGGACAACATTTCATCGGCCCTTCTCTTCCGCTATGAGTCGCTAGAATTCCTTGGCGAGGGTGGTTTTGCTCGCGTGTATAAGGCAAAGAGAAAGGACGGCAAAGTAGTGGCTGTAAAAATCCCAATAAGCCTTGACCCGACAACCGGAAAGTCCTTCCTTCGTGAGATAGGGAACTGGACTAAGCTCAAGCATCCGAACATCGTCAGGGTTTATGACTACAACATCCTTCCAATCCCGTTCTTTGAGATGGAGTACTGCGAAAGCTCTCTCGAAAAGCTCCCCAAGCCTTTACCCGTTGAGGTAGCTTCCTACATCGTCTTTAACATTGCCGAGGGCTTAAAGTACGCTCACTCGAAAGGTATAATTCATGGTAATTTAAAGCCCAGCAACATTCTTCTCAAGGATGGAACTCCAAAGATAAGTGACTGGGGACTCAGCAAGGTCGTCACAGAAAGCGACTCCACAATCACTTCCTTCACGCCACTCTATGCCGCACCAGAGCAGATAAACAGAAGATTTGGCTCGATCGATGAGAGAACGGACATTTGGCAGCTTGGAGTAATCTTCTATGAACTGGTTACTGGCAGGTTACCCTTTGAGGGTTCATTGAGTGAAGTTCTGCACGGGATTCTGAGCAAAAAGCCAACATCACCAAGCCAAATTAATCCCAAGGCAAAGAAAGTTGAGCCAATCATAATGAAGATGCTTGAGAAGGATAAGAGTAAGAGGTATCAGAGTGTTGAAGAGCTTCAGCGTGACCTTGCGAGGATTTTGAACTTGACTTACTCTGAAAGCTTGAGAAAGAGCAAGGGTGATGTCGGGAGGATTACTTTCTACCTTACTGAGCTCTTGCTGATTAACTTGAAGACGAACAATGCTCGTGAGGCTTACAAGTACGCGAGTGATTTAGTTTTTTATACAAGGGGCGAGTTAAAGCAAGAAGTGGAAAAACTTGTCGAGCAAATCAAATTCAGGCTCAAAGATGGTTTGACAATACCGCCTGAAATAATAGAAAAAGCCGAAATAATAACCCACAAAATAAGACTTGGATACAAAAACGTGAACGAGCTGTTAAAGGATCTAGAGAATGTCCCAAAAAGAATCGAGGTAGAAGGTATTAAAGAAACAGAAGTAATACACCCACAGAAACAAAAATCGATCAAAAAACCCTGCCCCGGCTACCTCATCAACAATCGCTGCTACATCGTGAAGGCCATGGTTATGGACGAAGCCGGTCTGAAGTCGGCGCTGGAAGAGCTGGACAAAGAGCTGAGCAGTATTGACTTCATCCAACCCCTTCCCGACGAAATCACAGTTCATCCCTTCAAGGACATCATCGAGGGCGAAAACCTCTTCGTGACGCGGAACATAGTCTCCCGTGGGCCGGGAGAGAGCGGCATTATCCCATCAGAGTGGCTCATAGAAATTCTCGACTGGATAAAGAAGGCCGTAATCCCGGAGATTGAGGTGCCGGAGAGGGTTGCAGAGGCATTTGCTCAATCTCTTCCCGAAGCTAGAGCTGAGAAGCCGGAGGTCAAGGCTAAACTTGATGAAGCCATAAAATCAAAGCCAGCAAAAGAGACCAAGACGGTGGAAGGCTTCCCCTCTGCCCTTCTCTCACGCTATGAGCCCCTTGAGTTCCTCGGTGAAGGCGGCTTTGCAAAAGTTTTCAAAGCTCGCAGAAAAGAGGACGGCAAAATCGTTGCCCTCAAGATACCCAGAATAGACGAGAAGACCAGCGGGCTGTTCATCAAGGAGGTTGCTGCATGGTACAACCTTAACCACGAGAACATAGTAAGACTTTACAGGGCAGACATTCTGCCGGTTCCGTACCTTGAGATGGAGTTCATCGAGGGCGTTGAGGTTGATGGGAAGCTCGTCAGAGACCTTGAGAAGTATCCAAAGCCCGTTGATGAGAAGACCGCTTTAAAGCTCATCACGGACATTGCCAGGGGATTAGCCCACGCTCACTCAAAGGGCATCTACCACCTCGATCTCAAACCGCTCAACGTCCTTCTCAAAGCCGACCTGACGCCCAAGATAACGGACTGGGGACTGGCGAAGATAAGCGCGAGGAGCTCGCTGAGCAGGCACTACGGCTACTCCCCGCTCTACGCCGCTCCCGAACAGCTTGACGAGGAGACCTTCGGGGAGCCGGACCACAGGACTGACATCTACCAGCTTGGTCTAATTCTCTATGAGTTCTTGACAGGCGAACTCCCGTATAGGGCAACTTCTCCCGGTGCCCTCGTCGGTAAAATCCTCTACGCAAAGCCAAAGCCCATTTCCGAGCTCAAGCCGGGGCTCAAGAGGTTTGACGGAGTCTTTGAAAAGCTCCTAGCGAAGAGGAAGGAAGAGCGCTATCAGAGCGTTGAGGAGTTTCTGTCCGCTCTGGAATCCCTAACAGAGCTGGAGAGGGAGAAAGAGGAGCTTAGGAAGACGAGCTTAGCCATGAAGAAAAGCCGCTCACGTGAAGAGTTTGAAAGGTTGAGGATTGAGAGCATTCGCAAAACCGTGAAGATTGCCATTCTAAGTGCCAAGCTGAACGACAAGGCGGAGCTTCTGGCGGCGCTGGACGATCTAAAGTTCTACACCCGCGAGAACCTCGACGATTTGCTGAGTGCGATAGCCCAGGTGGAGCTTCTTCTCAAAGAGGGCATTCCAATAGGCCCGGAGGTTGAAGAGAAGGTAAGGGCGCTTGTGCTGAGGATTGAGGGGGAGGCGCTGTCGAAATGA
- a CDS encoding serine/threonine-protein kinase — MPQKQNLGEDFLRRLLISIFLVYLLKELGLLISIFIFMPLIREIIRELERSGFSPVEDVLSAVTLPALLRRGLIFEARGLRAGNEGKLKVGFRNSSSRRIDVEINLERLKGYGEVFPARLRFSLGPGEMEYSFVRFTPRSGGTLTVDLEVRSGSTRVRVPVVIGVETEKSVKVRRKAREVPIEGGEGYVVPDLRALFSRYSEVEPIGEGGFARVFKARKEDGKIVALKIPHHLTEQAGKTFLREVSIWSGLKHRNIVELYDANIVPIPYLEMEYCEGSLARLEKPLHWEKVAEIAFGICEGLKYAHSRGIVHRDLKPSNVLLKKGVPKISDWGLSKVVTESSSTTTSFTPLYAAPEQISKRFGKTDERTDIWQLGVLMYELVTGRLPFDGEDFVEIAGKITMEDPVPPSELNPDAKPLEPVILRCLRKRKEERYQSVKELQKDLADLLGGRYREKLRKSVDFSRSAYYAGQLLLLHMKLNDTKEALKCALEMRRYARGEARKELERLIEELEIRLQEGLPIPEELIERVEVLVHDLST; from the coding sequence ATGCCACAAAAACAAAACCTTGGAGAAGACTTCCTCCGTCGCCTCCTCATTTCCATTTTCCTCGTGTACCTCCTGAAGGAGTTAGGCTTACTCATCTCGATCTTCATCTTTATGCCGCTCATCCGCGAGATCATCCGGGAGCTTGAGAGATCCGGCTTTTCCCCGGTCGAGGACGTTCTATCCGCCGTCACCCTTCCGGCCCTGCTGAGAAGGGGCCTGATATTCGAGGCTCGCGGGCTCAGGGCCGGAAACGAGGGGAAGCTCAAGGTGGGCTTTAGAAACAGCTCCTCCAGGAGAATAGACGTTGAGATCAACCTCGAACGCCTCAAAGGGTACGGCGAGGTTTTCCCGGCCCGGCTGAGGTTCTCGCTGGGGCCGGGAGAGATGGAGTACTCCTTCGTCAGGTTCACTCCAAGGAGCGGGGGAACGCTCACGGTGGACCTTGAGGTGAGATCCGGGAGTACAAGGGTCAGGGTTCCCGTCGTGATCGGGGTCGAGACGGAAAAGAGCGTGAAGGTGAGGAGAAAGGCCCGTGAAGTCCCGATAGAAGGGGGAGAGGGCTACGTCGTCCCGGATCTGCGGGCACTCTTCTCCCGCTACTCAGAGGTCGAGCCGATAGGAGAGGGTGGCTTCGCGAGGGTTTTCAAGGCCAGAAAAGAGGACGGTAAGATCGTCGCCCTCAAGATCCCCCACCATCTAACCGAGCAGGCTGGAAAAACGTTCCTGCGCGAGGTATCAATCTGGAGCGGACTGAAACACAGGAACATCGTGGAGCTCTACGACGCAAACATCGTTCCAATCCCGTATTTAGAGATGGAGTACTGCGAGGGCTCGCTCGCGAGACTGGAGAAACCCCTTCACTGGGAGAAGGTTGCGGAAATTGCCTTCGGAATCTGCGAGGGGTTGAAGTACGCACACTCAAGGGGCATAGTCCACCGTGATCTGAAGCCGAGCAACGTTCTGCTCAAGAAGGGCGTTCCCAAAATAAGCGACTGGGGACTGAGCAAGGTCGTAACGGAGAGCAGCTCAACGACAACGTCGTTTACACCCCTCTACGCGGCTCCGGAGCAGATAAGCAAACGCTTCGGAAAAACCGACGAGAGGACCGATATATGGCAGCTCGGTGTTCTCATGTACGAACTCGTCACCGGAAGGCTTCCCTTCGACGGCGAGGACTTCGTCGAGATAGCCGGGAAAATCACGATGGAAGACCCAGTGCCGCCGAGCGAGCTGAACCCCGACGCAAAGCCCCTCGAGCCGGTAATACTACGGTGCCTCAGAAAGAGGAAGGAGGAGCGCTATCAATCGGTCAAGGAGCTCCAAAAGGACCTGGCAGATCTTTTAGGCGGCAGATACCGCGAGAAGCTCAGGAAAAGCGTTGATTTCTCACGCTCGGCCTACTACGCGGGTCAGCTGCTCCTCCTCCACATGAAGCTCAACGATACGAAAGAGGCCCTCAAATGCGCCCTCGAAATGAGAAGGTACGCGAGAGGAGAAGCGAGGAAGGAACTTGAAAGGCTCATTGAAGAGCTTGAAATCCGGCTCCAAGAGGGGCTTCCGATTCCCGAAGAGCTGATTGAGCGCGTGGAGGTGCTCGTGCATGACCTCAGCACATAA
- a CDS encoding Stp1/IreP family PP2C-type Ser/Thr phosphatase, translating to MRILKKDAENLKQNWTWFFIFLVISSLVPSTPAVAAPASSGDLALKVNQSISEANLSLILLENYSPTLEFNITEIEKLRNETLRARILLTQGNVTLANETISSVWNSITSIINSKVRALNESLSTLKEKALNYSMECSSVMKEIQNETEKLADLPKTFYNVTEVNETLKQLASLNSKIQDIRNELNSCIQRVDKIRRIKTKETFIDMVLKASSGLLSKNESEKFINQLKEIDGLIKSGDITRAFNDVIAEQKQLLSLINEKIENLNGKIKSSCPYIKPLLTIDIREVMNSNNRSLVISRIREINRTKDELEQCISLQENIKLANRTLSILEKYQNNLKLNMTILEGYFNEALNGIKGGNLTLSQLMLERFWNTTADSLNKLAAETENRTIREELKQLTWRIMEKNYPSVTEKLDDVLSMTFSGSPTPFPGGTTTTTTTTTSINTTTTTTPITTKPSMNATTTNSTAGNMTGSTTSAKHSGGINWTSILKIVILVLLGILVLLAAAWFGPEVYYNYKQQRQQKARIKAAEEAVKIMGEILRDLQKKAKQLGITDSPTVYGLLNEMQQLYSRAVSSFRRGDYVTPTRIRDTFSVKAAKLNSIIAAYETTFSLTDEEFKKHVAAKSYIGRRDNNEDYYIAKKIGGNILLAVADGMGGHLAGEVASRKAIEILEKTLERNKAENPEKILKEAIKKANDEIYIMGHDPDHPERYNMGTTLTAAIIRGNNATIGNIGDSRTYLIKKDGTIKRLTKDHSFVQELVDRGEITEAEARVHPQKNVLTKAIGISPEIRIDPGDINTIQLKEGDYLLLCSDGLSDVLTDEEIAKTVVTSPSLEEAVQTLIEKAYSFGSTDNITVVLYKHPRLKR from the coding sequence ATGAGGATACTGAAAAAAGATGCGGAAAATCTTAAGCAGAACTGGACATGGTTTTTTATCTTCTTGGTCATCTCCAGTCTGGTACCGTCCACACCAGCGGTTGCTGCCCCTGCCTCCTCTGGAGATCTCGCCTTGAAGGTAAACCAAAGCATCTCGGAAGCAAACTTAAGCCTGATACTGCTTGAGAACTATTCACCCACACTTGAATTCAATATAACTGAAATCGAAAAGCTTCGCAACGAAACCCTCAGGGCCAGGATACTCCTGACACAAGGAAACGTCACCCTCGCCAATGAAACGATTTCCTCGGTATGGAACAGCATAACCAGTATCATAAACTCGAAAGTGAGAGCATTGAATGAAAGCCTCTCAACACTGAAAGAGAAGGCATTGAATTACTCCATGGAATGTTCTAGTGTCATGAAAGAGATCCAAAACGAAACAGAAAAGCTTGCAGATTTACCTAAAACGTTCTATAACGTTACGGAAGTTAACGAAACATTAAAACAACTCGCTTCACTCAACTCGAAGATCCAGGACATTAGAAATGAACTAAATTCGTGCATTCAAAGAGTTGACAAAATTAGGAGGATAAAAACCAAGGAGACATTCATAGACATGGTATTAAAAGCAAGTTCTGGGCTTCTATCAAAGAACGAAAGTGAGAAGTTCATAAACCAGCTGAAAGAGATAGACGGACTCATTAAGTCCGGAGATATAACTAGGGCTTTCAACGATGTAATCGCAGAGCAGAAACAACTACTTAGCTTGATCAACGAAAAAATAGAGAACCTCAACGGCAAAATTAAATCTTCCTGTCCGTACATCAAACCCCTCCTGACCATAGACATCCGAGAAGTCATGAATAGTAATAACCGGAGTTTAGTGATCAGCAGGATACGGGAGATTAACAGGACCAAAGATGAGCTTGAGCAATGCATCTCCCTACAAGAAAATATCAAACTGGCGAACAGAACCCTCTCAATACTCGAAAAATACCAGAACAACCTCAAACTCAACATGACAATTCTGGAGGGCTATTTCAACGAGGCCCTCAACGGGATAAAAGGGGGCAACTTGACATTAAGCCAGCTGATGCTGGAACGGTTCTGGAATACCACGGCGGATTCTTTAAATAAACTTGCCGCGGAAACAGAGAACCGGACAATCAGAGAAGAGCTAAAGCAGCTGACCTGGCGCATAATGGAGAAAAACTACCCTTCTGTTACCGAGAAACTTGATGATGTGCTGAGTATGACCTTCTCAGGTTCACCCACTCCCTTCCCGGGAGGGACAACGACTACCACAACCACGACTACCAGCATAAACACCACAACTACAACAACTCCGATAACTACAAAACCGTCCATGAACGCCACGACAACGAACTCAACAGCCGGAAACATGACCGGTTCTACTACTTCCGCCAAGCATTCTGGGGGGATTAACTGGACGTCAATTCTGAAAATTGTAATCTTAGTTCTACTGGGAATACTGGTACTTTTGGCCGCAGCATGGTTCGGGCCGGAAGTATACTACAATTACAAACAACAGAGACAGCAGAAAGCCAGGATAAAGGCTGCGGAAGAGGCCGTGAAGATAATGGGTGAAATCCTAAGGGATTTACAGAAAAAAGCAAAACAGTTGGGGATAACAGATTCCCCCACAGTATACGGATTGCTAAACGAAATGCAACAACTCTATTCCCGGGCGGTCTCCAGCTTTAGGAGGGGGGACTACGTGACGCCAACGAGGATACGGGACACATTCAGCGTCAAGGCTGCCAAGCTAAACTCAATAATCGCGGCCTACGAGACAACATTTAGCCTCACAGACGAAGAGTTTAAGAAGCACGTTGCAGCCAAAAGCTACATTGGAAGGAGAGACAATAACGAGGACTACTACATCGCCAAGAAAATTGGCGGTAATATCCTCCTTGCAGTTGCCGATGGAATGGGTGGACACCTCGCAGGAGAGGTCGCCAGCAGAAAGGCCATTGAAATTTTGGAGAAAACCTTAGAGCGCAATAAGGCTGAGAATCCAGAAAAGATTCTGAAAGAGGCCATCAAAAAGGCCAACGATGAGATATACATTATGGGCCACGATCCGGATCACCCGGAGAGATACAACATGGGGACAACGCTAACGGCCGCAATCATCAGGGGAAATAACGCAACTATTGGAAATATTGGAGACAGCAGAACCTACCTGATCAAAAAAGATGGAACGATCAAACGGCTGACCAAGGATCATTCATTTGTTCAAGAGCTCGTGGACAGAGGAGAAATTACCGAAGCCGAGGCGAGGGTACACCCCCAGAAGAACGTTTTAACAAAAGCCATAGGGATCTCCCCAGAAATAAGAATCGATCCAGGGGATATCAACACAATTCAACTGAAGGAGGGAGACTACCTTCTACTATGCTCGGACGGTCTCAGTGACGTTTTGACAGACGAGGAGATAGCAAAAACCGTTGTTACTTCTCCATCGCTAGAAGAAGCCGTGCAGACGCTAATAGAAAAGGCTTACAGCTTCGGTAGCACGGACAACATCACTGTCGTGCTTTATAAACATCCAAGACTCAAAAGATGA